From Micropterus dolomieu isolate WLL.071019.BEF.003 ecotype Adirondacks linkage group LG06, ASM2129224v1, whole genome shotgun sequence:
GGATCAGACTCGGGGCATGCTGTGGGCGTGCTGGGAGGTCAAGAGGAGCGAGAGCTTCCTGTAACGCTGCCAGAGGTGGTGGAGGACGAGGAGCAGGAAAGCGACAGTGACCCTTACTCTACTTGGCATGCTCTATATGGTACTTAAGGTCTTATGAAAGTGTAATTTGCAGCACATCTGCTTCACCAGACAGTATTAGAGTGGGAAGTGGGTGTGAGCCTGGGGATCTGCTTTGTGTCTCAGCcatcaaaatatatttacatatgaTTTAAAGGCCGACTAGTCATTTTAAGTTAAGTTAGAAGGTAGAAGTGAAATTTGAgattttgcaggagaatgtgCATGTTATTACTCAGAATTTCCTCAATACGTGGTCACATTCATTGTAGCTCTCTCTGCcactcctctttcctctccatTTTAGACCCCTTTGTAATAGATGAAGTGGATGACCATGACAATAGTCGCTGGGCGGGGCGCTCTCCACGGTCCTCTGACCCCTCGGAACCTCAACCCAGCGGATcaccaaagaaaaagaagaagaggaagaagaaagaaaaggaggaagcaACTGGAAAAGGAGATAGAAAGCGTAAAGGTAGAAACAGGCAGCTGAAGCAGAGCAGCACAGACTGCCGTGTGGACAAGAGAGAGATGAGGGTTCGTGACCTGGGCCTGGGGTTTGACTCGGATGAGATTGTCCTCTTCAAGTTTTGCGTGGGCTCCTGCCAGTCTTCAAGAACAAACTACGACCTGGCACTGAAGGCGCTGCTGGAGAAGGGCTCGGTGCCCCAGCGCAATGTCAGCAGACAGCCCTGCTGCAGGCCCGACCGTTACGAGCCAGTTTCCTTCATGGACGCCCAGACCACATGGAGGACCATCCAGTCGTTATCAGCTGCCAGCTGCATGTGTATGGGCTGAAGAAATGAACGAGGAAGAAGGTGACGAGGAGGGGTGTCACCCATCCTGAACAGAGAGAAGTCAAGGGGCCCAGGGTGGATGCTGTGTGAAGAAGGCCTGGGTACAGGGAGGCGCCACA
This genomic window contains:
- the LOC123971869 gene encoding glial cell line-derived neurotrophic factor-like, yielding MTHRSVWIAKNMNCSQRGRSGSSVISGAHLEQNAHMAAGGTRWRVRRKDRQEITYVMSAKAKVLLWVLFSLLPLVEGAHMKAGTAGVGSDSGHAVGVLGGQEERELPVTLPEVVEDEEQESDSDPYSTWHALYDPFVIDEVDDHDNSRWAGRSPRSSDPSEPQPSGSPKKKKKRKKKEKEEATGKGDRKRKGRNRQLKQSSTDCRVDKREMRVRDLGLGFDSDEIVLFKFCVGSCQSSRTNYDLALKALLEKGSVPQRNVSRQPCCRPDRYEPVSFMDAQTTWRTIQSLSAASCMCMG